GGTGAAGCTCTCCTCGCGGACGACCGTCGCGAAGAGGAGCATGTCGGCCGGTGGAATCATGGCCGTCAAGATTAACCTGACAATGAGTTCGTCCGGGGCCGCATTGTCCGGGCACTCCGCCAGCCTCATGGTGTGTGGCCTCACGCAACCCGCAGGAGTGCCACCCATGAAGCTCTATTTCGCCCCCCGGACCCGAGCGGTCCGTCCCCGCTGGCTGTTGGAGGAACTCGGCGTGCCCTATGAGCTGGTCAGGCTCGACCTTGCCCGGCAGGAGAACACCACCCCTGAGTACCTGGCGGTGCATCCGCTGGGAGACCTCCCCGCCCTGGTGGATGGGGATGTCACGCTGCTCGAGTCCCTGGCCATCTGTCTGCACCTGGCCGACCGGTTCCCGGAGAAGCACCTGGCGCCGCCAGTGGGGAGCAGGGAGCGCGGTCCGTATTACGGCTGGATGGCCTTCGCCGAGTTGAGCCTCGACCCGGTGGTGATGGAGTTCTACCGGGACGCGCAGTCGCCGGGGGCGCGCGAAGTCCCGGAGGAGGAGGCCGCGAAGCTCAGGACCCGGCTCACGGCTGCTCTCGACCTCATCCAAAGGGGGCTCGGCGGCCGTGAAGTCCTCGTGGGGGAGTCCTTCACCGCCGCCGACGTGGTGATGGCTTCCATCCTCCACCTGGCGAACACGCTGATGCTGCTTGGCGGGCATCCGGAGCTGGTGGCGTACGTCAGGCGCCACTCTCAACGCCCCGCGGTGCGCAGGGCGGTCGCTGGGTGAGCCGCTACCAGGTCTTCGCCGCGGCGAGCGTCTTTCGTCGGCTCTGGATGCAGCGCGTTCCCTGCCAGAAGTCGTATATGCCTTGACGGGCATATGACTTCGTGGGCATATACGGGGCATGGAATCATCGTTCGCGATCATCGCGGAGCCGAACCGCCGGGCCATCCTGAGCCTGCTGGCGGCGTCGGAGCACTCCGTCGGCGAAATCGAGCACCAGCTGCGGATGCCGCAGACGTCGGTGTCCAAGCACCTGCGCGTGCTGCGCGACGCCGGCTTCGTGGAGTCGCGCGTCGACGCTCAACGGCGCGTCTATCGCATCCGCCCCGAGCCGCTCATGGAGGTCGATGAATGGCTCGCGCCATTCCGGCGCTTCTGGACGGTTCATCTGGACGCGCTCGAACGCCATCTCGACCGGATGGACTCCGAACCCGAACCCGAACCCAAGAAGGGAAAGAAACGATGAGCCACCGTGCGAAGTACACGCCCGGCCCCGCGGCCGGAGCCAGGGTCCAGAAGGAAGGCGAGAAGTGGACGCTCGTCCTCGTCCGGGATCTGCGTCATCCCCCGGCGAAGGTGTGGCAGGCGCTGACCGACCCCGCGCACCTGGCCGAGTGGGCGCCGTTCGACGCGGACCGGAACATGGCCAGCGTGGGGCCGGTGAAGCTCTCCACGGTCGGGGCGCCGACGCCGCAGGTCGCCGAGACCACCGTGAAGCGGGCCGAAGCGCCGAAGCTGCTCGAGTACAGCTGGGGGCCGCAGGACCTGCGCTGGGAGCTGGAGCTGACGGGCGCTGGCGGCACCCGGCTCACGCTCTGGCACAACATCGACCGCGGCTTCATCGCGTGGGGCGCCTCGGGCTGGCACATCTGCTTCGACGTCCTCGACCATCTCCTCTCGGGCGACCCGCTGGGCCGCATCGTGGGGCCCGATGCGATGCAGTACGACTGGCAGCGCTTGAACTCCGAGTACGCGGAACAGTTCGGGGTCCAGAGTCCCACCTGGAAGGCCAGCAACTCGAAGCAGTGAAGGAGCACACCATGGAATCGACCCTGCCGAAGCCGGCGCTCGTCGCCGCCAGGACGTCCCCCAAAGCCGTGACCATCACCTTCTGGATCGCCACCGCGCTCTTCTGCCTGGAGATGGGCTTCACCGCCTACGCGCAGTTGAACCTGCAGGATGCGGCGGATGGGTTCACCCGCCTGGGCTTCCCCGGCTACTTCCGCGTGGAGCTGGCGTGGGCCAAGGTCCTCGGATTGCTGGTGCTGGTCGCACCGGTGCCGGGGCGGCTCAAGGAGTGGGCCTACGCCGGCTTCGCCATCAATCTCGTCTCGGCGCTCATTGCCCACTTCGCGGTGGGAGACGGCCCGGAGGCGTGGGCCTTCGCGGCGTTCACCAGCGTGCTCTGGGTGGTCTCCTACGTCTCCTGGCGCAACCTGCAGGGAGGACGGGCATGAAGAAGGCCGTCGCGAAGGAGTCCGCGTCCGCGTTGATCGACCAGCGGATCCAGGACCTGGGGGACTGGCGTGGAAAGACGCTCGCGAAGGTGCGTGCGCTCATCCACGCGGCGGACCCCGAGGTCGTCGAGGAGTGGAAGTGGATGGGGACCCCTGTCTGGTCCCACGACGGCATCATCTGCACGGGGGAGTCGTACAAGGCCGCCGTGAAGCTGACGTTCCTGAAGGGCGCCGCGTTGCCGGACCCCGCCGGGCTCTTCAACTCCAGCCTCGAAGGGAACGCCCGGCGCGCCATCGACATCCACGAAGGCGACAAGATCAACGAGACGGCCTTCAAAACGCTCATCCGTGCCGCGGTGGTGCTCAACCTGGAGAACAAGAGCAACAAGCCCAAGGCTTCGCGCGCGAAGCGCAAGCCAGCTCCGAAGTAACTGTGAGAGGCTTCCCGGACGGCCGCATCACCCTCCGCAGGAGCGCATCCGATGCTTCGTCCCGCTGTCCGGAAGCCTTTCATCCCGTTGACCCTGGCCACCGTGCTGATGGCGCTCGGTGTCCTGCTCATCGCGCCGAACGCCTGGGCGGAGAAGCCCGCGAAGCCCACGTCCAAGCCCGCGGACCGGCACTACATCCGCAAGGTCGACCAGTCCTCTGTCGCCAAGGACAAGAACACCGTCATCGAGTCGCGGGTCGATGTCAGCCGGGACGTGAAGGACATCAACGATGGCAAGGCGAAGAAGGGCAGCGATTCGGGGGCCGTGACCTGGACGCTCAACGGGCGGACCTACGGAGCCCATGACAATGGTACGCTGTATCCCATCCGTGGCACCGGGTTCCATGAGCTGAACCGCTCGGCCTTCAAGGCATTGGGGGTCTACAACAAGTTCGACGACACCCCGCGCGCGAAGGAGATCCTGGACAAGATGGGCACGTCCCAGGGCGACAGGAAGGCCGCGCTCAAGGCGCACATCGCGGGT
This DNA window, taken from Corallococcus coralloides DSM 2259, encodes the following:
- a CDS encoding glutathione S-transferase family protein; the protein is MKLYFAPRTRAVRPRWLLEELGVPYELVRLDLARQENTTPEYLAVHPLGDLPALVDGDVTLLESLAICLHLADRFPEKHLAPPVGSRERGPYYGWMAFAELSLDPVVMEFYRDAQSPGAREVPEEEAAKLRTRLTAALDLIQRGLGGREVLVGESFTAADVVMASILHLANTLMLLGGHPELVAYVRRHSQRPAVRRAVAG
- a CDS encoding ArsR/SmtB family transcription factor, with amino-acid sequence MESSFAIIAEPNRRAILSLLAASEHSVGEIEHQLRMPQTSVSKHLRVLRDAGFVESRVDAQRRVYRIRPEPLMEVDEWLAPFRRFWTVHLDALERHLDRMDSEPEPEPKKGKKR
- a CDS encoding SRPBCC family protein, whose product is MSHRAKYTPGPAAGARVQKEGEKWTLVLVRDLRHPPAKVWQALTDPAHLAEWAPFDADRNMASVGPVKLSTVGAPTPQVAETTVKRAEAPKLLEYSWGPQDLRWELELTGAGGTRLTLWHNIDRGFIAWGASGWHICFDVLDHLLSGDPLGRIVGPDAMQYDWQRLNSEYAEQFGVQSPTWKASNSKQ
- a CDS encoding DoxX family protein; translation: MESTLPKPALVAARTSPKAVTITFWIATALFCLEMGFTAYAQLNLQDAADGFTRLGFPGYFRVELAWAKVLGLLVLVAPVPGRLKEWAYAGFAINLVSALIAHFAVGDGPEAWAFAAFTSVLWVVSYVSWRNLQGGRA
- a CDS encoding DUF1801 domain-containing protein, which gives rise to MKKAVAKESASALIDQRIQDLGDWRGKTLAKVRALIHAADPEVVEEWKWMGTPVWSHDGIICTGESYKAAVKLTFLKGAALPDPAGLFNSSLEGNARRAIDIHEGDKINETAFKTLIRAAVVLNLENKSNKPKASRAKRKPAPK